The following proteins are co-located in the Haloplanus sp. HW8-1 genome:
- a CDS encoding translation initiation factor IF-6: MLRASFAGSSYVGVFARATNDCLLVRSDADEDTVADMAAELDVEPVPTTVGGSGTVGALTVGNEHGLLVSSRATDREITAIEEATGLSVTELPGRINAAGNVVLVNDYGAYVHPDLSREAVRTVRSALDVPVERGDLADVRTVGTAAVATNEGVLCHPKSREPELEAIEDCLDVRADIGTVNYGAPLVGSGLVATESGYVVGTDTTGPELGRIEETLGYIERQ; this comes from the coding sequence GTGTTACGCGCCTCCTTCGCCGGATCGTCGTACGTCGGGGTGTTCGCCCGGGCGACGAACGACTGCCTGCTCGTGCGTTCCGACGCCGACGAGGACACCGTCGCCGACATGGCGGCGGAACTCGACGTCGAGCCAGTCCCGACTACGGTGGGCGGCTCCGGCACCGTCGGCGCCCTCACGGTCGGCAACGAGCATGGACTGCTCGTTTCCAGCCGGGCGACCGACCGCGAAATCACGGCCATCGAGGAGGCAACCGGGCTCTCGGTGACGGAACTGCCCGGGCGGATCAACGCCGCGGGCAACGTCGTTCTCGTGAACGACTACGGCGCCTACGTTCATCCGGACCTGAGTCGGGAGGCGGTCCGGACGGTCAGGTCGGCGCTCGACGTGCCCGTCGAACGCGGCGATCTGGCCGACGTGCGGACCGTCGGCACTGCCGCCGTCGCGACCAACGAGGGCGTCCTCTGTCACCCGAAGTCCCGCGAACCGGAACTGGAGGCGATCGAGGACTGTCTCGACGTGCGGGCCGACATCGGCACCGTCAACTACGGCGCGCCGCTGGTCGGCTCCGGACTCGTCGCCACCGAATCGGGCTACGTCGTCGGCACGGATACGACCGGGCCGGAACTCGGCCGCATCGAGGAGACGCTCGGCTACATCGAGCGGCAGTAG
- a CDS encoding DUF424 domain-containing protein yields the protein MLIRERDTPEGLLVAVCDEECLGETYDGDGVSLTVTDEFYGGDEGDADDVVDALTRASVANLVGERCVSVAIDAGLVDEERVLDLDGALHAQLLWL from the coding sequence ATGCTGATCCGCGAACGGGACACGCCCGAGGGACTGCTCGTCGCCGTCTGTGACGAGGAGTGTCTCGGCGAGACCTACGACGGCGACGGGGTGTCGCTCACGGTGACCGACGAGTTCTACGGCGGCGACGAGGGCGACGCGGACGACGTGGTGGACGCGCTGACGCGGGCGTCGGTCGCCAACCTCGTCGGCGAGCGCTGCGTGTCGGTCGCCATCGACGCCGGCCTCGTCGACGAGGAGCGCGTCCTCGATCTGGACGGCGCGCTCCACGCCCAGTTGCTCTGGCTCTAG
- a CDS encoding 50S ribosomal protein L39e, whose translation MGKKSKAKKKRLAKLERQNSRVPAWVMLKTDRQVTRNPKRRNWRRNDTDE comes from the coding sequence ATGGGTAAGAAATCGAAGGCGAAAAAGAAGCGACTCGCCAAACTGGAGCGACAGAACAGTCGTGTCCCCGCGTGGGTCATGCTCAAGACGGATCGACAGGTCACCCGCAACCCGAAGCGTCGCAACTGGCGCCGGAACGACACGGACGAATAG
- the thpR gene encoding RNA 2',3'-cyclic phosphodiesterase translates to MRLFVSVDVDTLADAIADAQDRLPDAESLRRVDPTDAHVTLKFLGDVDPDRLDALDAALSTAVADAGVDPFTLTLGGYGVFPSLEYISVVWAGVSEGDSELTRLHEAIERETTGRGFDPVDHAFTPHVTLARMDDARGKAAVQRLVGGEDPTVGSVVVREIRLEESTLTDGGPTYETVERYPL, encoded by the coding sequence ATGCGACTGTTCGTCAGCGTCGACGTCGACACGCTGGCCGACGCCATCGCGGACGCACAGGACCGACTCCCGGACGCCGAGAGCCTCCGCCGCGTCGATCCGACCGACGCCCACGTCACCCTCAAGTTCCTCGGCGACGTCGATCCCGACCGTCTGGACGCCCTCGACGCCGCGCTTTCGACTGCCGTCGCCGACGCCGGCGTCGATCCCTTCACCCTGACACTCGGTGGCTACGGCGTCTTCCCCTCCCTCGAGTACATCAGCGTCGTCTGGGCCGGCGTCAGCGAGGGAGATTCGGAACTCACCCGCCTCCACGAGGCGATCGAGCGGGAGACGACGGGCCGTGGATTCGACCCCGTGGACCACGCGTTCACGCCACACGTCACCCTCGCTCGCATGGACGACGCTCGGGGCAAGGCGGCCGTCCAGCGGCTCGTCGGCGGGGAGGACCCGACCGTGGGCAGCGTCGTCGTTCGCGAGATTCGCCTCGAAGAGAGTACGCTCACCGACGGGGGGCCGACGTACGAAACGGTCGAGCGGTACCCCCTGTAG
- a CDS encoding DUF7539 family protein, with product MVEFPDERQIVLEARSQLDQWTKSARREAYADLFDSEDSVLSPEEVRLLDALDSELERGGGDGVWGTDQYGIHTAGTSGSDTSLGVVCVYHPQITVDSVLRGADNLDDETEERLNAALWQYSERVATLIEAELDEFVNQPQR from the coding sequence ATGGTCGAGTTTCCAGACGAGCGACAGATCGTACTAGAGGCACGGTCCCAGTTAGACCAGTGGACGAAGAGTGCCCGGAGAGAGGCGTACGCTGATCTGTTCGACAGCGAGGATTCCGTACTCTCCCCTGAAGAGGTGCGACTCCTCGATGCGCTCGACTCCGAACTGGAGCGAGGGGGCGGCGACGGTGTTTGGGGAACCGATCAGTACGGCATCCACACGGCGGGGACTTCGGGTTCGGATACCTCACTCGGCGTCGTCTGTGTCTATCATCCACAGATCACCGTGGATTCGGTCCTCCGGGGAGCCGACAACCTCGACGACGAGACCGAAGAACGACTCAATGCGGCACTCTGGCAATACAGCGAACGTGTCGCGACACTCATCGAAGCCGAACTCGACGAGTTCGTCAACCAACCCCAGCGGTAA
- a CDS encoding 50S ribosomal protein L31e, whose translation MSANDFEERVVTVPLRDARAAPSNERADKAMTLVREHLAQHFKVDESEVRLDTAINEAVWKQGRNNPPSKLRVRAARFVEDGEPIVEAEPAE comes from the coding sequence ATGAGCGCCAACGACTTCGAGGAGCGTGTCGTCACCGTCCCGCTCCGCGACGCGCGGGCGGCCCCGTCCAACGAGCGCGCCGACAAGGCGATGACGCTGGTTCGGGAACACCTCGCCCAGCATTTCAAGGTCGACGAGAGCGAGGTGCGCCTCGATACGGCTATCAACGAGGCGGTGTGGAAGCAGGGTCGAAACAATCCGCCCAGCAAGCTTCGGGTTCGTGCCGCTCGCTTCGTCGAGGACGGCGAACCGATCGTCGAAGCAGAGCCCGCCGAATAA
- a CDS encoding HalOD1 output domain-containing protein, with translation MEYEIGANESVSTAVVCAVSAVEGREPRSLRPLTDVLDPDALDTLFGSRHDVTARPGGRLTFVYSKCWVTVDNGEYLTLRPIDPRISDESGPDVVDSGAQ, from the coding sequence GTGGAGTACGAGATTGGAGCGAACGAATCAGTAAGTACGGCCGTGGTGTGTGCAGTGAGCGCTGTCGAAGGCCGTGAGCCACGGTCGCTGCGGCCGCTCACGGACGTACTCGATCCCGACGCGCTGGATACCTTGTTCGGTTCGCGACACGACGTCACCGCTCGACCGGGTGGCCGTCTCACGTTCGTCTACAGCAAGTGCTGGGTCACGGTCGATAACGGCGAGTACCTCACGCTCCGCCCGATAGATCCCCGAATCAGCGACGAAAGCGGTCCCGACGTCGTCGACAGCGGCGCCCAGTGA
- a CDS encoding tetratricopeptide repeat protein, with product MDDERPHRFSEGQGFDEEYEEFSLDPPELSVDPSEVDPVDSRVLTDMLDERNVASDQVDAEQLVDVGLSYMGINRFEEATETFERAASFADDELVAQEAWVNKGAAHAQLEEYDEAVGAYEEALSIDEDSEHAASAHTNLAYTLWEWGRTEQALNHAERAVEVDPRFAQAWYNRGFFLAERGLHENAVDCFDNAIRLGMRNASVLEEKARALEELGENEEAERVQEQAAELREEAERELVEDR from the coding sequence ATGGACGACGAGCGACCCCATCGCTTCTCGGAGGGGCAGGGGTTCGACGAGGAGTACGAGGAGTTCTCGCTCGACCCCCCGGAGCTATCGGTGGATCCGTCGGAGGTCGACCCGGTCGACTCGCGGGTGCTGACGGACATGCTCGACGAACGAAACGTCGCCAGCGACCAGGTCGACGCCGAACAGTTGGTCGACGTGGGGCTCTCGTATATGGGCATCAACCGATTCGAAGAGGCGACCGAAACCTTCGAGCGGGCGGCGAGTTTCGCCGACGACGAACTCGTAGCCCAGGAGGCGTGGGTGAACAAGGGAGCGGCCCACGCACAACTGGAGGAGTACGACGAGGCCGTCGGCGCCTACGAGGAGGCCCTCTCGATCGACGAGGACTCCGAACACGCCGCCTCGGCGCATACGAACCTCGCCTACACGCTCTGGGAGTGGGGGCGAACCGAACAGGCGCTCAACCACGCCGAACGCGCCGTCGAGGTCGATCCCAGGTTCGCGCAGGCGTGGTACAATCGCGGCTTCTTCCTCGCCGAGCGTGGCCTCCACGAGAACGCGGTCGACTGCTTCGACAACGCCATCCGTCTGGGGATGCGCAACGCCTCGGTGCTAGAGGAGAAAGCGAGGGCGCTGGAGGAACTCGGCGAGAACGAGGAGGCAGAGCGCGTCCAGGAGCAGGCGGCCGAACTCCGCGAGGAGGCCGAGCGCGAACTGGTCGAGGACCGATAG
- a CDS encoding TrmB family transcriptional regulator encodes MDFDPVDDPRAAAIEQLEQFGLSTYAARTFVALVGLGPGTAKDVSRTADVPRTRVYDAVDELRARGMVDIQQSSPKEFWAISAETAGRKFEREMTHRTGVLTTALNELEPAQHIEEQQGVWTVEGQAAVTDRVLEFVDGATDEIVYMTVEDLLTEDVVDGLRAAAERGVTISLGGVSPDVQERIRDDVPGAELFESLWVWSDTPAGRLMMVDETQTLVSVLVGDEDPAPTEPRFETAIWGAGETNSLVVVLRAIFTWRLEDGGTME; translated from the coding sequence ATGGATTTCGATCCCGTCGACGATCCGCGTGCTGCAGCCATCGAGCAACTCGAACAGTTCGGGCTCAGCACCTACGCCGCACGGACGTTCGTGGCGCTCGTGGGTCTCGGGCCGGGCACCGCCAAGGACGTGAGTCGGACCGCCGACGTGCCGCGGACTCGCGTCTACGACGCGGTCGACGAGTTGCGCGCACGGGGCATGGTCGACATCCAGCAGTCGTCGCCAAAGGAGTTCTGGGCGATATCGGCCGAAACGGCCGGCCGGAAGTTCGAACGGGAGATGACCCACCGAACGGGAGTCCTGACGACGGCACTGAACGAACTCGAACCGGCTCAGCACATCGAGGAGCAACAGGGCGTCTGGACGGTCGAGGGCCAAGCGGCGGTCACGGACCGCGTACTGGAGTTCGTGGACGGCGCGACGGACGAAATCGTCTACATGACCGTCGAGGACCTACTCACCGAGGACGTCGTGGACGGGTTACGTGCCGCCGCGGAGCGGGGCGTGACGATCAGCCTCGGTGGCGTGTCCCCGGACGTTCAAGAGCGGATCCGGGACGACGTTCCCGGCGCGGAGCTATTCGAGTCGCTGTGGGTCTGGTCGGACACGCCCGCGGGACGGCTCATGATGGTCGACGAAACGCAGACGCTCGTGAGCGTCCTCGTCGGCGACGAGGACCCAGCCCCCACGGAGCCGCGGTTCGAGACCGCGATCTGGGGCGCCGGCGAGACGAACAGCCTCGTCGTCGTACTGCGGGCGATCTTCACCTGGCGGTTGGAGGACGGCGGTACGATGGAGTGA
- a CDS encoding diadenylate cyclase — MNGTTDPIYSSATPEPKPDDSDIEAVLERIERCANDISLGFERWDEPYARGPGLYFVVKRDSAADFATPMGTNRWPVEDCATVFAETGTFLETAQSISLSCDGAVVVRSDGTIEEAMGRAKQLAPADCRRNDGLPYAGWMGARHMSALETSTREEVFAAITLSEEDGRVTVFTDGTFEEF, encoded by the coding sequence ATGAACGGAACGACCGATCCCATCTATAGTTCCGCGACGCCGGAGCCGAAGCCCGATGATTCAGATATCGAGGCAGTACTCGAGCGGATCGAGCGATGCGCCAATGACATCAGCCTCGGATTCGAGCGATGGGACGAGCCCTACGCCCGTGGACCCGGACTCTATTTCGTCGTCAAGCGGGATTCCGCGGCTGACTTCGCGACTCCAATGGGGACGAACCGCTGGCCGGTCGAGGACTGTGCGACCGTCTTTGCTGAGACTGGCACATTTCTCGAGACTGCACAGAGCATTTCGTTGTCCTGCGATGGAGCAGTCGTCGTCCGCAGCGACGGTACGATCGAGGAGGCGATGGGTCGGGCCAAGCAACTCGCTCCGGCCGACTGCCGACGAAACGACGGTCTTCCCTACGCCGGGTGGATGGGTGCCCGACACATGAGTGCGCTGGAAACCTCGACCCGCGAGGAGGTGTTCGCAGCGATCACACTCAGCGAAGAGGACGGCCGGGTGACGGTCTTCACCGACGGCACGTTCGAGGAGTTCTAG
- a CDS encoding TrmB family transcriptional regulator, translating to MSTDETVHEAVEALQQLGLKEYEARCFVGLSQVEAGTAKKLSEMTEVPRTRVYDAIRVLEAQGLVEIQHSSPQQFRAVPLDEATETLRDQYEARVERLHDALDTVEIVKDGDEEPVQQVWAMTGNDGIENRTEELIQTATEEVVLVIGDESLLTEDLIATLNEVGDGVRLLVGALTESLQERIQTAVPDATTFISGLEWLHGEAAAEDETAIGRLLLVDRSTILVSSIMPGTKVEQAIFGGGFGNGLVVIARRLMAQGLLTERDPAP from the coding sequence ATGAGCACGGACGAAACAGTACACGAAGCAGTCGAAGCACTCCAGCAACTCGGACTGAAGGAGTACGAGGCACGGTGTTTCGTTGGCCTGTCACAGGTCGAGGCGGGAACGGCAAAGAAACTCAGCGAGATGACCGAAGTGCCCCGGACGCGAGTGTACGACGCGATCCGGGTGCTGGAAGCACAGGGATTGGTCGAAATACAGCATTCGAGCCCACAGCAGTTTCGCGCGGTTCCGCTGGACGAAGCGACCGAGACGCTGCGCGACCAGTACGAGGCCCGCGTCGAGCGTCTCCACGACGCCCTCGATACGGTCGAGATCGTCAAAGACGGCGACGAAGAGCCAGTCCAGCAGGTGTGGGCGATGACCGGGAACGACGGGATCGAAAACCGGACGGAAGAACTCATCCAGACGGCAACCGAGGAGGTCGTCCTCGTCATCGGCGACGAGTCGCTGCTGACCGAGGATCTCATTGCCACACTCAACGAGGTCGGCGACGGCGTCAGGTTGCTTGTCGGCGCCCTGACCGAGTCGCTGCAGGAACGGATTCAGACCGCGGTGCCCGATGCCACGACGTTCATCTCGGGCCTGGAGTGGTTACACGGCGAGGCCGCCGCCGAAGACGAGACCGCGATCGGCCGTCTGTTGCTGGTCGACCGCTCGACGATCCTCGTGAGTTCCATCATGCCGGGGACGAAAGTGGAGCAGGCGATCTTCGGCGGGGGATTCGGGAACGGTCTCGTCGTGATCGCCCGCCGACTCATGGCACAGGGACTACTGACCGAGCGTGACCCCGCTCCGTGA